One genomic region from Stackebrandtia nassauensis DSM 44728 encodes:
- a CDS encoding DUF5319 family protein produces MTNEPKDPFEDEPGEHWPGGMDPQTPLTENERAELMDDLGDLESFQEILEPTGVRGLVVECPDCREPHYFDWGLLKNNLTHVLGDNSPRVHEPAFDPNPEDYVTWDYARGYTDCWQDIYGGGTDEDTRP; encoded by the coding sequence GTGACCAACGAACCCAAGGACCCGTTCGAGGACGAACCCGGCGAACACTGGCCCGGCGGTATGGACCCGCAGACGCCACTGACCGAGAACGAGCGCGCCGAGCTGATGGACGACCTCGGCGACCTGGAGAGCTTTCAGGAGATCCTGGAGCCCACCGGGGTTCGCGGCCTGGTCGTCGAGTGCCCCGACTGCCGGGAACCGCACTACTTCGACTGGGGACTGCTCAAGAACAACCTCACCCACGTGCTGGGCGACAACTCCCCCCGGGTGCACGAGCCCGCCTTCGACCCCAATCCCGAGGACTACGTGACCTGGGACTACGCCCGCGGCTACACCGACTGCTGGCAGGACATCTACGGCGGCGGCACCGACGAGGACACCAGGCCTTAG
- the guaB gene encoding IMP dehydrogenase → MGASVGIPLGLTFDDVLLLPGESDVVPSDVDTSTKLTRNITLRMPLLSAAMDTVTEARMAIAMARQGGLGVIHRNLSAEHQAQQVDLVKRSESGMVADPVTCAPYQTLAEVDALCARYRISGVPVVDESGKLVGIVTNRDMRFETDMTVRVSDVMTTESLITAKVGVSTEAALDLLKRNKVEKLPIVDDDGQLRGLITVKDFTKREQYPHATKDDSGRLRVAAAVGVGEEQYARAGQLVDAGVDALVVDSSHGHSRGVLEMITRISKDFGDRIDIIGGNIATFEGATALIEAGSDAVKVGVGPGAICTTRVVSGVGAPQISSIMDAARAAKPHGVPVIGDGGIQYSGDISKAIVAGADCIMLGQLFAGCDESPGELVFINGKQFKSYRGMGSLGAMQSRGDSKSYSKDRYFQQDSKDDKLVPEGVEGQVPYRGSLAQVMHQLVGGLRIAMGYAGAGTIDALHERGRLVRITAAGLKESHPHDIQMTVEAPNYHSR, encoded by the coding sequence ATGGGAGCCAGCGTCGGCATTCCACTCGGCCTCACCTTCGACGACGTCCTCTTGCTGCCCGGCGAGTCCGACGTCGTCCCTTCTGATGTAGACACTTCCACGAAGCTGACCCGCAACATCACGTTGCGGATGCCGCTGTTGTCGGCGGCCATGGACACCGTCACCGAGGCCCGGATGGCCATCGCGATGGCCCGGCAGGGGGGCCTGGGCGTCATCCACCGCAACCTCAGTGCCGAGCACCAGGCGCAGCAGGTCGACCTGGTGAAGCGCTCCGAGTCCGGCATGGTCGCCGACCCGGTGACCTGCGCGCCGTACCAGACCCTGGCCGAGGTGGACGCCCTGTGCGCCCGCTACCGCATCTCCGGCGTCCCGGTCGTCGACGAGAGCGGCAAACTGGTGGGGATTGTCACCAACCGGGACATGCGCTTCGAGACCGACATGACCGTGCGTGTCAGTGACGTCATGACCACCGAGTCGCTCATCACCGCCAAGGTCGGCGTCTCCACCGAGGCGGCGCTGGACCTGTTGAAGCGCAACAAGGTCGAAAAACTGCCCATCGTGGACGACGACGGGCAGCTGCGCGGCCTCATCACCGTCAAGGACTTCACCAAACGCGAGCAGTACCCGCACGCCACAAAGGACGACAGTGGCCGGTTGCGGGTCGCCGCGGCCGTCGGCGTCGGTGAGGAGCAGTACGCCCGCGCCGGTCAACTGGTCGACGCCGGGGTCGACGCGCTGGTCGTCGACTCCTCGCACGGCCACAGCCGCGGCGTGCTGGAGATGATCACCCGGATCTCCAAGGACTTCGGCGACCGCATCGACATCATCGGCGGCAACATCGCCACCTTCGAGGGCGCCACCGCGCTCATCGAGGCCGGTTCCGACGCCGTCAAGGTCGGGGTCGGTCCCGGCGCCATCTGCACCACCCGGGTGGTCTCGGGTGTCGGCGCGCCGCAGATCAGCTCGATCATGGACGCCGCCCGCGCGGCCAAGCCGCACGGCGTCCCGGTCATCGGCGACGGCGGCATCCAGTACTCCGGCGACATCTCCAAGGCGATCGTGGCCGGTGCCGACTGCATCATGCTCGGCCAGCTGTTCGCCGGTTGCGACGAGAGCCCCGGCGAACTGGTCTTCATCAACGGCAAGCAGTTCAAGTCCTACCGGGGCATGGGCTCGCTGGGCGCGATGCAGTCGCGCGGCGACAGCAAGTCCTACTCCAAGGACCGCTACTTCCAGCAGGACTCCAAGGACGACAAGCTCGTCCCCGAGGGCGTCGAAGGCCAGGTGCCCTACCGGGGCAGCCTGGCGCAGGTGATGCACCAGCTCGTGGGAGGCCTGCGCATCGCGATGGGCTACGCGGGCGCGGGTACCATCGACGCGCTGCACGAGCGCGGCCGTCTGGTGCGGATCACCGCGGCGGGGCTGAAGGAAAGCCACCCGCACGACATCCAGATGACCGTCGAGGCGCCCAATTATCACTCCAGGTAG
- a CDS encoding GuaB3 family IMP dehydrogenase-related protein, protein MSKVDIGGGKTATRSFDLSDVSLVPSRRTRDVDDVSTDWQLDAYRFGIPCVAHPSDATMSPASAVALGKGGGLGVLNAEGLWCRYEDPTPLLEELSGLNEADATRRLQEVYSEPIKPELIAARVKEMRDGGATVALRVSPQHCIALSPVILDAGVDVLVIQGTIVSAEHVSSQDEPLNLKEFIADLDLPVVVGGCTNYTTALHLMRTGAAGVIVGIGADVWSTTDDVLGIAVPLASAIADAAAARRDYLDETGGRYVHLIADGEIESSGEIAKAIACGADSVMLGRALAAATEAPAKGAWWHPAASHPKLPRGLYCPPNTEMGDPVPMNELLHGPASEPLGTRNLFGGLRRSMAKCGYSNVKEFQKVELILS, encoded by the coding sequence ATCAGCAAGGTTGATATCGGGGGCGGCAAGACCGCCACTCGCTCCTTTGATCTGTCCGATGTGTCACTGGTACCCAGCCGCCGGACCCGGGACGTCGACGACGTCTCCACCGACTGGCAGCTGGACGCCTACCGCTTCGGCATCCCGTGCGTGGCCCACCCCTCCGACGCGACGATGAGCCCGGCCAGCGCGGTCGCGCTGGGCAAGGGCGGCGGCCTGGGCGTCCTCAACGCCGAGGGCCTGTGGTGCCGCTACGAGGACCCGACCCCGCTGCTGGAGGAGCTGTCCGGCCTGAACGAGGCCGACGCGACCCGGCGGCTGCAGGAGGTCTACTCCGAGCCGATCAAGCCCGAGCTGATCGCGGCGCGGGTCAAGGAGATGCGCGACGGCGGCGCCACCGTGGCGCTGCGGGTCTCGCCGCAGCACTGCATCGCGCTGTCACCGGTCATCCTGGACGCCGGTGTCGACGTGCTGGTCATCCAGGGCACCATCGTCTCCGCCGAGCACGTGTCCAGTCAGGATGAACCCCTCAACCTCAAGGAGTTCATCGCCGACCTCGACCTGCCGGTCGTGGTGGGCGGCTGCACCAACTACACCACCGCGCTGCACCTGATGCGCACCGGCGCCGCCGGTGTCATCGTCGGCATCGGCGCCGACGTGTGGTCCACCACCGACGACGTGCTGGGCATCGCGGTGCCGCTGGCCTCGGCCATCGCCGACGCGGCCGCGGCCCGTCGCGACTACCTCGACGAGACCGGTGGCCGCTACGTCCACCTCATCGCCGACGGGGAGATCGAGTCCTCCGGCGAGATCGCCAAGGCCATCGCCTGCGGCGCCGACTCGGTGATGCTGGGCCGCGCCCTGGCCGCCGCGACCGAGGCACCGGCCAAGGGCGCCTGGTGGCACCCCGCCGCCAGCCACCCGAAGCTGCCCCGTGGCCTGTACTGCCCGCCCAACACCGAGATGGGCGACCCGGTGCCGATGAACGAACTGCTGCACGGCCCCGCCTCCGAGCCGTTGGGCACCCGCAACCTCTTCGGGGGTCTGCGCCGCTCCATGGCCAAGTGCGGTTATTCGAACGTCAAGGAGTTCCAGAAAGTGGAGCTCATCCTCTCTTAA
- a CDS encoding O-methyltransferase — MGRNVIPLSPELRDYIVAHGTPPDEILRDLAEETYAALPGAAGMQIGPDQTSFMWLLTKIIGVRNAVEVGTFTGMSSLAVARGMEPGGKLICFDVSEEYTAIAKRYWERAGLADNIELRIGDAREGLKQLPSEPHLDLVFIDADKEGYETYWGELVPRMRPGGVLLMDNTLWSGRVVEENPEEESTRALKRFNDVAAADDRVDVVMLPIGDGVTVARKR, encoded by the coding sequence ATGGGCCGCAACGTCATTCCGCTGTCACCCGAACTGCGCGACTACATCGTCGCGCACGGAACCCCGCCCGACGAGATCCTGCGCGACCTCGCCGAAGAGACCTACGCGGCCCTGCCCGGCGCGGCCGGAATGCAGATCGGCCCGGACCAGACCTCGTTCATGTGGCTGCTGACCAAGATCATCGGCGTGCGCAACGCCGTCGAGGTGGGCACCTTCACCGGCATGTCCTCGCTGGCGGTGGCCCGTGGCATGGAACCCGGCGGCAAGCTGATCTGCTTCGACGTGTCCGAGGAGTACACGGCGATCGCGAAACGCTACTGGGAGCGCGCGGGTCTGGCCGACAACATCGAACTGCGCATCGGCGACGCCCGCGAGGGCCTCAAACAGCTGCCGTCCGAGCCCCACCTCGACCTGGTGTTCATCGACGCCGACAAGGAGGGCTACGAGACCTACTGGGGCGAGCTGGTCCCGCGCATGCGCCCCGGCGGCGTCCTGTTGATGGACAACACGTTGTGGAGCGGCCGGGTCGTGGAGGAGAACCCGGAAGAGGAGTCGACCCGGGCGCTGAAGCGCTTCAACGACGTGGCCGCCGCCGACGACCGCGTCGACGTGGTGATGCTGCCGATCGGCGACGGCGTCACCGTCGCCCGCAAACGCTGA
- a CDS encoding serine hydrolase domain-containing protein, translating into MKKKMILIAAAALLTGATATAVASTNEADPIETMVAEDEATAALLYDGRHHGAGIADLSTQRPADPRGHFRIGSATKSFVATVVLQLVDEKKLRLDDPIDEHLPGTVPNGDDITVRQLLNHTSGLYDYMSEPGYSTNRWRGEDRFDSYRPSQLLDVAFAHDPHFEPGTDWRYSNTNYIVAGLLIERVTSNSYADEIESRILKPLRLRHTSLPGTDPSIPEPHAHGYTEVDGETVDATEQDPSLDWAAGEMISTTRDLTRYFSALLDGDLTSDASLKAMRDTVETGTFFEYGLGLQRFDLPCGEAMYGHSGQLLGYTTYASAEATLSYTPGAKTPSQQRLTEVFADAYCD; encoded by the coding sequence ATGAAGAAGAAGATGATCCTCATCGCCGCCGCCGCGCTGTTGACCGGCGCGACGGCGACGGCCGTGGCCTCGACGAACGAGGCCGATCCGATCGAGACGATGGTCGCCGAGGACGAGGCCACCGCCGCACTGCTGTATGACGGTCGGCACCACGGCGCCGGAATCGCCGACCTGTCCACGCAACGTCCCGCCGATCCTCGCGGTCACTTCCGGATCGGCAGCGCCACCAAGTCCTTCGTGGCCACGGTCGTGCTGCAACTGGTGGACGAGAAGAAGCTGCGCCTCGACGATCCGATCGACGAGCATCTGCCCGGAACGGTGCCCAATGGGGACGACATCACGGTGCGGCAGCTCCTCAACCACACCTCCGGGCTGTACGACTACATGAGCGAGCCGGGCTATTCCACCAACCGCTGGCGCGGCGAGGACCGCTTCGACAGCTACCGTCCGAGCCAGCTGTTGGACGTGGCGTTCGCGCACGATCCGCATTTCGAACCCGGCACGGACTGGCGTTACTCCAACACCAACTACATCGTGGCGGGCCTGCTGATCGAGCGGGTGACCAGCAACAGCTACGCCGACGAGATCGAGAGCCGCATTCTGAAACCGTTGCGGCTGCGGCACACCAGCCTCCCCGGCACCGATCCGTCCATTCCCGAACCGCACGCCCACGGGTACACCGAAGTGGATGGTGAGACGGTGGACGCGACCGAACAGGACCCGTCGCTGGACTGGGCCGCCGGGGAGATGATCTCCACCACCCGCGACCTCACCCGATACTTCTCGGCTCTGCTGGACGGCGACCTGACCAGCGACGCGTCGCTGAAAGCGATGCGCGACACCGTCGAGACGGGCACGTTCTTCGAATACGGTCTGGGCCTGCAACGCTTCGACCTGCCGTGCGGCGAAGCGATGTACGGCCACTCCGGACAGTTGCTCGGCTACACCACGTACGCCAGCGCCGAAGCGACACTCAGCTACACCCCGGGGGCGAAGACGCCGTCCCAGCAGCGCCTCACTGAGGTGTTCGCCGACGCGTACTGCGACTGA
- a CDS encoding FUSC family protein, translating to MIIAEPAKRAGKSLLAWDPSAAQPARALKAGLGVAVTLSIAIALGSPDWTGAAVLGTWCAGIPLLAAGVRPQPALPALAGLAIGVAVTLGGLAEPNPVAVLVLSAGWALVMAFLGSLSSALGVVTTVCGVALVLGPNLVSGDNYVAAGAAALAGGLVQSLTSLLPPWQRFRTERSLIAEAYRSLADDARALADAMNTPLSTDDLVQASSEIGGRRKLPEVMRESIAALYELRAAIVSVAAARARLLDTDPTAARHTAAVLRDTASAMDILADAVENLESLSEDWEDRLAAAVDAAPVDQTNHGATARHSMAGREVRRLHRAVHKVARLSERIIEDEPATSVVSRRIRIRSRAAEDWQSLRSQLTWRSPAARHAVRACVVIAIATAVGRYWPGTHGYWVTLTAWIVLKPDFAATVGRGLARILGTAAGVFLASLLSIAVLSYPSAAAPIVAGYALLGYLTLPVSNVVYSVAVAGFSVFQIDLAGQSAIEAAWERGITTVVGGLLALLLYTLWPTWQTRRLPELLAELIDAYRGYADLVLDMQARPAERDPRRLRDAVDEVRLRRAALAAAVDQAAAEPVGGKPHSGDVQDVEVALSRAARALIVLEGAVRHHDAAQLFGVDEFRDSVQRAYDCLADRVRGRQPRPVDLRAALESLDAALDKGTPATIRRRRLLDWESDILVEALSDADLIVKEWQRA from the coding sequence GTGATCATCGCCGAGCCCGCCAAGCGCGCGGGTAAGTCCCTTTTGGCCTGGGACCCCAGTGCGGCTCAGCCCGCCCGTGCCCTCAAGGCCGGGCTCGGCGTCGCGGTGACGCTGTCGATCGCGATCGCACTGGGCTCGCCGGACTGGACCGGGGCCGCGGTACTGGGCACCTGGTGCGCCGGGATCCCGTTGCTGGCCGCCGGAGTCCGGCCGCAGCCCGCGCTGCCCGCCCTGGCCGGGCTGGCCATCGGCGTCGCCGTCACCCTGGGCGGGCTGGCCGAACCGAACCCGGTCGCGGTACTGGTGCTGTCGGCCGGTTGGGCCCTGGTGATGGCATTCCTGGGTTCGCTGTCCAGCGCCCTGGGCGTGGTGACGACGGTGTGCGGTGTCGCGCTGGTGCTGGGCCCCAACCTGGTGTCCGGCGACAACTACGTCGCCGCCGGGGCCGCGGCGCTGGCCGGTGGCCTGGTGCAGTCGCTGACGTCGCTGCTGCCGCCGTGGCAACGGTTCCGCACCGAACGCTCCCTCATCGCCGAGGCGTACCGGTCGCTGGCCGACGACGCCCGCGCCCTCGCCGACGCCATGAACACACCACTGTCGACGGACGATCTGGTGCAGGCCAGCTCCGAGATCGGCGGCCGCCGCAAGCTGCCCGAGGTGATGCGCGAGAGCATCGCCGCCCTGTACGAGCTGCGCGCCGCGATCGTGTCGGTGGCCGCCGCCCGGGCCCGGCTGCTGGACACCGACCCCACCGCTGCCCGGCACACCGCCGCCGTCCTGCGCGACACCGCCAGCGCCATGGACATCCTGGCCGACGCGGTCGAGAACCTGGAGTCGCTGTCGGAGGACTGGGAGGACCGGCTGGCCGCCGCCGTGGACGCCGCCCCCGTCGACCAGACCAACCACGGCGCCACCGCCCGCCACTCGATGGCCGGGCGCGAGGTGCGCCGACTCCACCGGGCCGTCCACAAGGTGGCCCGGCTGAGCGAACGCATCATCGAGGACGAACCCGCCACCAGCGTCGTGTCGCGCCGCATCCGGATCCGCAGCCGCGCCGCCGAGGACTGGCAGTCGCTGCGTTCCCAGCTGACCTGGCGCTCCCCCGCCGCCCGGCACGCCGTGCGCGCCTGCGTCGTCATCGCGATCGCCACCGCCGTGGGCCGGTACTGGCCCGGCACCCACGGCTACTGGGTGACGCTGACGGCCTGGATCGTCCTCAAACCCGACTTCGCCGCCACCGTCGGCCGGGGCCTGGCCCGGATCCTCGGCACCGCCGCCGGGGTGTTCCTGGCCTCGCTGCTGTCGATCGCGGTGCTGTCGTACCCGTCGGCGGCGGCCCCGATCGTCGCCGGCTACGCGCTGCTGGGCTACCTGACCCTGCCGGTGTCCAACGTGGTCTACAGCGTCGCGGTGGCGGGTTTCTCGGTGTTCCAGATCGACCTGGCCGGGCAGTCGGCGATCGAGGCGGCCTGGGAACGCGGCATCACCACCGTCGTGGGCGGTCTGCTGGCGCTGCTGTTGTACACGCTGTGGCCGACCTGGCAGACCCGCCGACTCCCGGAACTGCTGGCCGAACTCATCGACGCCTACCGGGGCTACGCCGATCTGGTGCTCGACATGCAGGCCCGCCCCGCCGAACGCGACCCCCGGCGACTGCGCGACGCCGTCGACGAGGTGCGACTGCGCCGCGCCGCACTGGCGGCGGCCGTCGACCAGGCCGCCGCCGAACCCGTCGGCGGCAAACCGCACAGCGGCGACGTCCAGGACGTCGAGGTGGCCCTGTCACGGGCGGCGCGCGCCCTCATCGTCCTGGAGGGAGCGGTACGGCACCACGACGCGGCCCAGCTGTTCGGGGTCGACGAGTTCCGCGACTCGGTGCAGCGCGCCTACGACTGCCTGGCCGACCGGGTCCGCGGCAGACAGCCACGGCCGGTCGACCTGCGCGCGGCGCTGGAGTCCCTGGACGCCGCCCTGGACAAGGGAACCCCGGCCACCATCCGCCGACGGCGGCTGCTCGACTGGGAGTCCGACATCCTCGTGGAGGCACTGTCGGACGCCGACCTGATCGTCAAGGAGTGGCAACGCGCCTAG
- the guaA gene encoding glutamine-hydrolyzing GMP synthase, producing the protein MTMPRPVLVVDYGAQYAQLIARRVREAHVYSEIVPSSISTEELLAKRPLAVILSGGPSSVYADGTPNPDPQLFESGVPVMGICYGFQAMAVALGGTVEATGQREFGGTSLTVTGQGAVFSGLPERQSVWMSHTDRVSAAPEGFTVTASTDVTPVAAFENVERRMAGVQFHPEVAHTPHGQAVLRHFLYDIAGIEPNWTMSSVIDEQVEAIRAQVGDKRVLCGLSGGVDSSVAAALVHRAVGDQLTCVFVDHGLLRSGEAEQVEKDYVAVTGINLKVVDAQETFLKELSGVVDPESKRKIIGREFIRAFENAAREIDAEGPIEYLVQGTLYPDVVESGGGTGTANIKSHHNVGGLPEDLKFTLVEPLRTLFKDEVRAIGTELGLPESMVWRHPFPGPGLGIRIIGEVTAERLEILRAADAVARAELTAAGLDRSVWQFPVVLLADVRSVGVAGDGRTYGHPIVLRPVSSEDAMTADWSRLPYEVLARISTRITNEVPEVNRVTLDITSKPPGTIEWE; encoded by the coding sequence ATGACTATGCCTCGCCCGGTTCTGGTTGTGGACTACGGTGCCCAGTACGCGCAGCTCATCGCCAGGCGGGTGCGCGAAGCGCACGTGTATTCGGAGATCGTGCCGTCCTCGATCTCCACTGAGGAGCTTCTGGCCAAACGGCCGCTCGCGGTGATCCTGTCAGGCGGTCCCTCCAGTGTGTACGCCGACGGGACGCCGAATCCGGACCCGCAGCTGTTCGAGTCGGGCGTGCCGGTCATGGGCATCTGCTACGGCTTCCAGGCCATGGCCGTGGCACTGGGCGGAACCGTCGAGGCCACCGGCCAGCGCGAGTTCGGCGGCACCAGCCTCACCGTCACGGGCCAGGGCGCCGTGTTCAGCGGGCTGCCGGAGCGGCAGTCGGTGTGGATGAGCCACACCGACCGGGTCTCGGCCGCGCCCGAGGGCTTCACCGTCACCGCCAGCACCGACGTCACCCCCGTCGCGGCGTTCGAGAACGTGGAGCGGCGGATGGCGGGCGTCCAGTTCCACCCGGAGGTGGCGCACACGCCGCACGGGCAGGCGGTGCTGCGGCACTTCCTGTACGACATCGCCGGTATCGAACCCAACTGGACGATGAGCAGCGTCATCGACGAGCAGGTCGAGGCGATCCGCGCCCAGGTCGGCGACAAGCGGGTGCTGTGCGGGCTGTCGGGCGGCGTCGACTCCTCGGTGGCCGCCGCACTGGTGCACCGCGCCGTCGGGGACCAGCTGACCTGCGTCTTCGTCGACCACGGGCTGCTGCGTTCGGGTGAGGCCGAGCAGGTCGAGAAGGACTACGTCGCCGTCACCGGCATCAACCTCAAGGTCGTCGACGCCCAGGAGACCTTCCTCAAGGAACTGTCCGGTGTGGTTGATCCGGAGTCGAAGCGCAAGATCATCGGCCGCGAGTTCATCCGCGCCTTCGAGAACGCCGCCCGCGAGATCGACGCCGAGGGACCCATCGAGTACCTGGTCCAGGGCACCCTCTACCCGGACGTGGTGGAGTCCGGCGGCGGCACCGGCACCGCCAACATCAAGTCGCACCACAACGTCGGCGGCCTGCCCGAGGACCTCAAGTTCACCCTCGTGGAACCGCTGCGCACCCTGTTCAAGGACGAGGTCCGCGCCATCGGCACCGAACTCGGACTGCCCGAGTCCATGGTGTGGCGCCACCCCTTCCCGGGCCCCGGCCTGGGCATCCGCATCATCGGCGAGGTCACCGCCGAGCGGCTGGAGATCCTGCGCGCCGCCGACGCCGTGGCCCGCGCCGAACTGACCGCCGCCGGCCTCGACCGCTCGGTCTGGCAGTTCCCGGTGGTCCTGCTGGCCGACGTCCGCTCCGTCGGCGTCGCCGGTGACGGCCGCACCTACGGCCACCCGATCGTGTTGCGTCCGGTCTCCAGCGAGGACGCGATGACCGCCGACTGGTCCCGCCTGCCCTACGAGGTCCTCGCCCGCATCTCCACCCGCATCACCAACGAGGTCCCCGAGGTCAACCGCGTCACCCTCGACATCACCAGCAAACCCCCGGGCACCATCGAGTGGGAGTGA
- a CDS encoding NUDIX hydrolase: protein MQPKFRIAAYGVVWDDEGRILLARGSAKAEDPGWWFLPGGGVEHGEHPRDAVVREFAEETGLTIEVDKPLDTMSAVSTKGVHNNAVIFNVQITGGTLRPEADGTTDHCEWVRPEDVKGQAMTPFVAAVLGFGTPRPEQQYKKTEQHPRPTPPRRAKRGRKRRGQRFGAYGLTTDDRGRVLLARISDGYPGAGCWHLPGGGVDYGEQPREALLREIAEETGQSAEVVELLDVTSFRHRRAIGPEGYPLDWHGVRAIYRARVPEPSKARVVETAGGSTSESRWWDRDKVAGLKVSAALGDALRIAGL, encoded by the coding sequence ATGCAACCAAAATTCCGTATCGCGGCATATGGGGTGGTGTGGGACGACGAGGGACGCATCCTGTTGGCGCGAGGCTCGGCCAAGGCGGAGGACCCGGGTTGGTGGTTTCTTCCCGGTGGCGGAGTCGAGCACGGCGAGCACCCGCGTGACGCGGTCGTCCGCGAGTTCGCCGAGGAGACCGGCCTGACCATCGAAGTCGACAAACCGCTGGACACGATGTCGGCGGTGAGCACCAAGGGTGTTCACAACAACGCCGTCATCTTCAACGTCCAGATCACCGGGGGCACGCTGCGCCCCGAGGCCGACGGCACCACCGACCACTGCGAGTGGGTTAGGCCCGAGGACGTCAAGGGGCAGGCGATGACCCCGTTCGTCGCCGCCGTCCTGGGCTTCGGCACCCCGCGGCCGGAACAGCAGTACAAGAAGACCGAACAGCACCCCAGGCCGACGCCGCCCAGGCGGGCGAAGCGGGGGCGCAAGCGCAGGGGCCAGCGCTTCGGCGCCTACGGCCTCACCACGGACGACCGGGGCCGGGTCCTGTTGGCGCGGATCTCGGACGGCTACCCGGGCGCGGGCTGCTGGCATCTGCCCGGTGGCGGCGTCGACTACGGCGAGCAGCCGCGCGAGGCGCTGCTGCGCGAGATCGCCGAGGAGACCGGCCAGTCGGCCGAGGTCGTCGAACTGCTGGACGTCACCTCGTTTCGGCACCGTCGTGCCATCGGGCCGGAGGGGTATCCGCTGGACTGGCACGGGGTGCGGGCCATCTACCGGGCCCGGGTGCCCGAACCCAGCAAGGCGCGGGTGGTGGAGACCGCGGGCGGATCCACCTCGGAGTCGCGCTGGTGGGACCGGGACAAGGTCGCCGGACTGAAGGTCTCGGCCGCGCTGGGCGACGCGCTGCGGATCGCGGGCCTGTGA
- a CDS encoding CDP-alcohol phosphatidyltransferase family protein, which translates to MRTTPWRRRRMSDSPRPAGRGLGRWRRSGSLARRLVAIRPIHPLRTFRRRRNSGDDVRVLETMEMDLALAPVSPAPVGEALVDTDTDPDAPPAPIALLPGDRTPRRRFFFALANACTVISILLGMSAIMLSLTGEVRIAAAVLLGCIIADALDGPLARKFGVASPFGAQMDSLADMCSFGIATPVVVFQWLSGDMPDWAIGGACGLVAVCAAIRLARFNVSPKDGRYFSGVPTTLAATVLALSILLLSVTHVAMAAGIAVLALTMVLGFPYAKLGQLRRVPPWLWILPMVGLYLNLEVTFLALVCAYLLSGPVLWAVHHRRRSVIV; encoded by the coding sequence GTGCGCACGACCCCTTGGCGGCGTCGACGCATGAGCGACAGCCCGCGGCCCGCAGGCCGGGGGCTCGGCAGGTGGCGGCGCAGCGGTTCGCTGGCCCGCCGGCTTGTCGCCATCCGCCCCATCCACCCCTTGCGGACCTTCCGCCGCCGCCGTAACAGCGGCGACGACGTCCGGGTGTTGGAGACCATGGAGATGGACCTGGCGCTCGCGCCGGTCAGTCCCGCTCCGGTCGGCGAGGCGCTCGTCGACACGGACACCGACCCCGACGCCCCTCCGGCACCGATCGCACTGCTCCCCGGTGACCGGACCCCGCGGCGCCGGTTCTTTTTCGCCCTCGCCAACGCCTGTACGGTCATCAGCATCCTGCTGGGAATGTCGGCCATCATGCTGTCGCTGACGGGAGAGGTCCGCATCGCCGCGGCCGTCCTGCTCGGCTGCATCATCGCTGACGCCCTCGACGGCCCGCTGGCCCGCAAGTTCGGTGTCGCCAGCCCGTTCGGCGCCCAGATGGACTCGCTGGCCGACATGTGCTCCTTCGGCATCGCCACCCCGGTCGTGGTGTTCCAGTGGCTGTCGGGCGACATGCCCGACTGGGCCATCGGCGGCGCCTGCGGCCTGGTCGCGGTGTGCGCGGCGATCCGGCTGGCGCGCTTCAACGTCTCGCCCAAGGACGGCCGCTACTTCTCTGGCGTCCCCACCACCCTGGCCGCCACCGTGCTGGCGCTGAGCATCCTGCTGCTGTCGGTCACCCACGTGGCGATGGCCGCCGGTATCGCGGTGCTGGCGCTGACGATGGTGCTGGGCTTCCCGTACGCGAAACTCGGCCAGCTGCGCCGGGTGCCGCCGTGGCTGTGGATCCTGCCGATGGTCGGGCTGTACCTCAACCTCGAGGTGACGTTCCTGGCCCTGGTGTGCGCCTACCTGCTCAGCGGCCCGGTCCTGTGGGCCGTGCATCACCGCCGTCGTTCGGTGATCGTCTGA